From the genome of Vicia villosa cultivar HV-30 ecotype Madison, WI linkage group LG2, Vvil1.0, whole genome shotgun sequence, one region includes:
- the LOC131648491 gene encoding F-box protein CPR1-like, whose protein sequence is MDYQQKQSPAFSKSSDSKVSKKYIHDDVAFYVLSKLPIKSLKRFGCVRKSWSSLFDDSHFMTVFRSHFISRHNSDDHHHTFLLIYQPDCDDHYHPELHLLDSRIKLNLPPPFSEEDRFLSILGKTSVNGIFCIGQRGNTNKVRYVLWNPATEEFVNIPPSPDEVMSKHPLLGVFHKFHGFGYDQVKDDFKVIQYVSFDSSGCDGYDIDSPPPHGIIYYSFFEIYSLRNNSWKILHIDDMSMRYVGNVFSGEELYMNGACHWLVQGKIHDTIALMSFDLTHEVFFTTPIDERSELDYGHLAVLNGSIALIINHDNNNTFHISILGELGVKESWIKLFIYGPMPSIDWPLIGFGNKGYIFFRKIDDELVRVDLSTQIIEELGFKGEDYCCCKIGIYKESLLSIRGSNN, encoded by the coding sequence ATGGATTATCAGCAGAAGCAATCACCGGCGTTCAGCAAGTCTTCCGATTCAAAGGTTAGCAAAAAGTATATTCACGATGATGTTGCCTTCTACGTTCTTTCGAAACTTCCCATAAAATCATTGAAACGCTTTGGATGCGTACGCAAATCATGGTCCAGTTTATTTGATGACTCTCATTTCATGACCGTGTTTCGCAGCCATTTCATATCTCGTCACAATTCTGATGATCATCATCATACATTTCTCCTCATATATCAACCTGACTGTGATGATCATTACCATCCTGAATTGCATTTGCTCGATAGTAGAATCAAATTAAATTTGCCACCTCCGTTTTCAGAAGAGGACCGTTTTCTTAGTATTTTGGGAAAAACAAGTGTTAACGGTATTTTTTGTATTGGACAACGGGGAAATACAAATAAGGTCAGATATGTATTGTGGAACCCAGCTACCGAGGAATTCGTCAACATTCCTCCTAGCCCTGATGAGGTTATGTCAAAACACCCTCTCCTTGGTGTGTTTCATAAATTTCATGGATTTGGTTATGACCAAGTCAAAGATGACTTTAAGGTGATTCAGTATGTATCATTTGATAGCTCAGGTTGTGATGGCTATGACATTGATTCTCCTCCACCTCACGGTATAATCTATTACTCCTTTTTTGAGATATATAGTCTAAGAAATAATTCTTGGAAGATACTCCACATCGACGATATGTCTATGCGCTATGTAGGTAATGTATTTTCTGGTGAAGAACTGTACATGAATGGTGCTTGTCATTGGTTGGTTCAAGGTAAAATACATGATACAATAGCTCTCATGTCATTTGACCTCACTCATGAGGTGTTCTTTACAACACCCATCGATGAAAGATCTGAGTTGGATTACGGACATTTGGCGGTGTTAAATGGATCAATTGCTTTGATCATAAATCATGACAACAATAATACTTTCCACATATCTATTCTGGGTGAACTCGGCGTGAAGGAATCATGGATCAAACTATTTATTTATGGCCCTATGCCTTCCATTGACTGGCCCCTAATTGGATTTGGGAACAAGGGATACATTTTCTTTAGAAAAATAGATGATGAACTAGTACGGGTTGATTTGAGCACCCAAATAATTGAGGAGCTTGGTTTTA